A single Mangrovimonas sp. YM274 DNA region contains:
- a CDS encoding O-antigen ligase: MKVLRFVILAFIVWGLPSFLLVAFGETVGALSSHISNVLLLLYYLLSKKGKLIFPFIFLGILYFLISGAIDVPDSKSFINDFIKYVIFIVCGAEVARNTSLKDLIAFLLVGATSILAHAIFFTDNYGRYSGFYLDPNAAGFVSLIGYCLAYQLSNNSLKLILLFIFTFSGAITFSRYFFIMWLITSLIAIFSNVRNSQGILIGLGSLVVLISVASILQFNTARFSIVENLFERKIQTTAFTEHSRTEQWSAYLGDIFDNPIFGNGHQSFKGVTGVKQGVHNTYLMVIGESGIIPFLLIIGIYIYMVKRSFSSFKTNVYKIMIALTLLTFLMVIHNYFNNYLLLFISIWLLVKLNEVSIAENQNEIKEVITWKTT; encoded by the coding sequence ATGAAGGTATTAAGATTTGTAATATTAGCATTTATAGTTTGGGGGCTCCCTAGCTTCCTTTTAGTTGCATTTGGAGAAACTGTAGGAGCTCTTTCAAGTCACATATCTAACGTTTTACTCCTACTATATTATTTATTGAGCAAAAAAGGGAAACTAATATTCCCGTTTATCTTTCTTGGAATATTATATTTTTTAATTTCAGGAGCCATTGATGTTCCTGACTCAAAATCCTTTATCAATGATTTTATAAAATATGTCATATTCATTGTTTGCGGTGCAGAAGTGGCCCGAAACACTTCTCTAAAAGATTTAATAGCTTTTCTATTAGTTGGGGCAACCAGTATTTTGGCTCATGCCATCTTTTTTACTGACAACTACGGCAGATACAGCGGATTTTACTTAGATCCAAATGCTGCAGGTTTTGTGAGTTTAATTGGATATTGCTTAGCTTATCAACTATCCAACAACAGTCTTAAATTGATTTTGTTATTTATTTTTACGTTCTCAGGTGCTATTACCTTCTCTCGCTATTTCTTTATAATGTGGTTAATCACAAGTCTTATTGCCATTTTTTCGAATGTTAGGAATTCCCAAGGTATTCTTATTGGACTTGGTTCATTGGTAGTTCTTATAAGTGTTGCATCCATATTACAGTTCAACACCGCAAGATTTTCAATTGTAGAAAATTTATTTGAACGTAAAATTCAAACAACCGCATTTACGGAACACTCTAGGACTGAGCAATGGTCTGCTTATTTAGGGGATATTTTTGATAACCCCATATTTGGCAACGGACACCAAAGCTTTAAAGGTGTTACTGGAGTAAAACAAGGGGTTCACAACACGTATTTAATGGTTATTGGAGAGTCTGGGATTATCCCGTTTTTACTTATCATAGGCATTTATATTTACATGGTAAAAAGAAGTTTTTCTAGTTTTAAAACAAATGTTTATAAAATTATGATCGCCCTTACGCTGTTAACCTTTCTAATGGTAATCCACAATTATTTCAATAATTATCTTCTTCTTTTTATTTCTATTTGGCTCTTAGTAAAACTAAATGAAGTTTCAATTGCTGAAAATCAAAATGAAATTAAAGAAGTTATAACTTGGAAAACGACATAA
- a CDS encoding glycosyltransferase family 2 protein translates to MFNIITPTYNRSHTLNRVYESLKNQTFKDFIWFIIDDCSTDDTKDLVDEWKTANEFLIVYEKLNENKGKSSAVNYGLELCKYPYTIVADSDDSFVPETLSELKGIWEAIPKQEQDKIASIWTLTMDVKGNIIGDKFPMDYWQVGFKDRVLHHNIKGEKWACWKTSVLVKQKMYTAKTCHVQESHTWNAINKKYDFLCVNKSHRFYYYSDDGLIASKKSRKQTAAIYYLGSYFGLKDVSLKEMISHGYYRNLAFNYWKSSLFFKDKKHKLSTSRALLSGLISIVVLPKRLLKRGI, encoded by the coding sequence ATGTTTAATATTATCACTCCCACATATAATCGAAGCCACACCCTTAACAGGGTTTATGAATCTTTGAAAAATCAAACTTTCAAAGATTTTATCTGGTTTATAATTGATGATTGCAGTACGGATGATACCAAAGATCTCGTTGATGAATGGAAAACAGCAAATGAATTCCTAATTGTTTATGAAAAGTTAAACGAAAACAAAGGGAAGTCATCGGCTGTAAATTACGGATTAGAATTATGTAAATATCCTTATACGATTGTAGCCGATAGTGACGACTCATTTGTTCCTGAAACTCTTTCTGAACTTAAAGGTATTTGGGAAGCGATACCAAAACAGGAACAGGATAAGATTGCTTCTATTTGGACGCTAACTATGGATGTTAAGGGAAACATTATTGGAGATAAATTCCCAATGGACTATTGGCAGGTTGGCTTCAAAGATAGAGTATTACATCATAATATTAAAGGTGAAAAATGGGCTTGCTGGAAAACCTCTGTTCTCGTAAAACAAAAAATGTATACCGCCAAAACCTGTCATGTCCAGGAAAGCCATACTTGGAATGCCATTAACAAAAAATACGATTTTCTCTGCGTTAATAAATCGCATAGATTTTACTACTATTCGGATGACGGTCTAATAGCATCTAAAAAAAGTAGAAAACAAACTGCAGCAATTTATTATTTGGGATCTTATTTTGGATTGAAAGATGTATCCCTCAAAGAGATGATTAGTCATGGATATTATAGAAACTTGGCATTTAACTATTGGAAATCAAGCCTATTTTTTAAGGATAAAAAACATAAGCTAAGTACTAGTAGAGCATTGCTTTCTGGCTTGATTTCGATTGTAGTTTTACCCAAACGACTCTTAAAAAGGGGAATATGA